Proteins encoded within one genomic window of Brassica rapa cultivar Chiifu-401-42 chromosome A09, CAAS_Brap_v3.01, whole genome shotgun sequence:
- the LOC103840242 gene encoding uncharacterized protein LOC103840242 has product MADFGYLSDTDDSAVEELISQAKELSALEQIAAINCSGFTDSSTLPDDLESRFRRLKSLPPARPDPVSSKISKKKDLPHSKSVVGYPKDPDFSGNPVKKSGFDEDSSVSKRDLGVNSGFERSSRAGLDSDGSGDFSDSGNIGSSKIFSPAKQTQKLPKEKRRVGSSSSSDSEPEKKSKSKSSSWVKKLSPSKIIGYIWSSPNKSSSAKKKNIKSIRSFTASGRERDVDFDDFLSDLNAYSVEDQRKMLKKALKEQQKMRKEAAHIIKMTRKASARFDFDD; this is encoded by the coding sequence ATGGCGGATTTTGGGTATCTATCGGATACAGACGATTCAGCAGTGGAAGAGCTGATATCGCAAGCGAAGGAGCTTTCGGCTTTGGAGCAAATAGCAGCCATCAATTGTTCTGGCTTCACCGACTCTTCTACTCTTCCCGATGATCTCGAATCTCGTTTCCGTCGCCTCAAGTCTCTTCCTCCCGCTCGACCCGACCCGGTTTCGTCTAAGATTAGTAAGAAGAAGGATCTCCCGCACTCCAAGAGCGTCGTGGGTTACCCAAAGGATCCAGATTTCTCTGGAAACCCAGTTAAAAAATCTGGCTTTGATGAGGATTCGAGTGTTTCCAAGCGAGATCTGGGAGTGAATTCGGGTTTTGAGAGAAGCTCGCGAGCTGGGCTTGACTCTGATGGAAGTGGAGATTTCTCTGACTCTGGAAACATCGGTTCGAGTAAGATCTTCTCCCCAGCTAAACAAACCCAGAAGCTTCCTAAAGAGAAACGCAGAGTCGGTTCATCGTCATCATCGGATTCAGAACCAGAAAAGAAATCAAAGTCGAAATCGAGCTCATGGGTAAAGAAGTTATCTCCATCAAAGATCATTGGATACATTTGGTCTTCTCCCAACAAATCATCATCCgccaagaagaagaacatcaaAAGCATCAGATCATTTACTGCATCTGGTCGCGAGAGAGATGTTGATTTCGACGACTTTCTGTCCGATTTAAATGCGTATTCTGTCGAGGATCAAAGGAAGATGCTGAAGAAAGCACTCAAAGAACAGCAGAAGATGCGCAAAGAAGCTGCTCACATCATCAAAATGACCAGAAAGGCATCTGCAAGATTTGATTTTGATGATTAA
- the LOC103840243 gene encoding probable aspartic protease At2g35615, which translates to MGTQTFINCSLLAIIITFLVSSYSAHSQDLTFKLIHRDSPHSPLYNPLHTVSDRLKAAFLRSISRSRRFSTKTDDLQSGLIANGGEYFMSISIGTPPSKVVAIADTGSDLNWIQCKPCENCYKQKGPIFDKTHSSTYKTEACDSKPCNVLAKKEKGCDQSRNICKYLYAYGDQSFTKGDIATETISIDSSSGSPVSFPGTVFGCGYNNSGTFDGTGSGIIGLGRGPLSLISQLGSSIGKKFSYYLSNTSYSTNGTGVINLGTNSMPSNPSNGSAVLTTPLIYKTQNTYYYLNLEAITVGKTKIPYTGGGGGGSSLNEKTTGNIIIDSGTTFTFLESGFYEKFGAAVEASVTGAKRASDPQGMLTHCFKARHKEIGLPEITMHFTGADVKLSPTNAFLKKDEEIVCLSMIPTTDVAIYGNLVQADFRVGYDLEAKTLSFQRIDCSGSL; encoded by the coding sequence ATGGGAACCCAAACTTTCATCAACTGTTCTCTCTTAGCTATCATCATCACCTTCCTCGTTTCCTCTTATTCAGCTCACTCGCAAGACCTCACCTTCAAGCTGATCCACCGTGACTCTCCCCATTCTCCACTCTATAACCCTCTCCACACCGTCTCCGATCGTCTCAAAGCCGCTTTCCTCCGTTCAATCTCCCGTTCCCGCCGTTTCTCAACCAAAACCGATGATCTCCAATCCGGTTTAATCGCAAACGGTGGCGAATACTTCATGAGCATCTCGATCGGTACGCCACCTTCGAAAGTCGTGGCCATCGCCGACACTGGAAGTGACCTAAATTGGATCCAGTGCAAACCATGTGAAAATTGTTACAAACAAAAAGGTCCAATCTTCGACAAGACGCACTCTTCGACCTACAAAACAGAAGCTTGCGATTCCAAACCCTGCAACGTATTggccaaaaaagaaaaaggatgcGACCAGTCACGGAACATCTGCAAATACCTTTACGCTTATGGAGACCAGTCGTTTACTAAAGGAGACATTGCAACCGAAACAATCTCTATCGATTCTTCCTCTGGCTCCCCAGTTTCTTTCCCCGGTACAGTCTTCGGTTGCGGCTACAATAACAGCGGTACGTTCGATGGAACCGGGTCCGGAATCATCGGTCTCGGACGTGGACCATTATCTTTGATCTCTCAGCTAGGTTCTTCCATAGGGAAGAAGTTTTCGTATTACTTGTCAAACACGTCATACTCAACAAACGGCACAGGTGTCATTAACCTAGGAACCAACTCGATGCCTTCCAACCCAAGCAACGGCTCTGCTGTGCTCACTACACCTTTAATCTATAAAACCCAAAATACTTACTACTACTTGAATCTGGAAGCAATCACCGTCGGAAAGACCAAGATTCCGTAcaccggaggaggaggaggaggatccaGTTTAAACGAGAAGACCACCGGGAACATCATAATCGATTCCGGAACTACATTTACGTTTCTAGAATCTGGATTTTACGAGAAGTTTGGTGCGGCGGTGGAAGCATCGGTGACCGGAGCTAAGCGTGCGAGTGATCCACAGGGGATGTTGACACACTGTTTCAAAGCCAGACACAAAGAGATTGGTTTGCCGGAGATAACAATGCATTTCACGGGAGCTGACGTGAAGCTGAGTCCGACAAACGCCTTCTTGAAAAAAGATGAAGAGATTGTGTGCTTGAGCATGATTCCGACAACTGACGTTGCTATCTACGGTAATTTGGTTCAGGCGGATTTTCGTGTCGGGTATGACCTGGAGGCTAAGACGTTGTCGTTTCAAAGAATTGATTGCTCTGGGAGCTTGTAA
- the LOC103840241 gene encoding protein NUCLEAR FUSION DEFECTIVE 4, producing MRPRIRDAASDKLRPTRSSFHDDGEPKFHRKHPPPLRTMFGRCRKWTVLVAAIWIQASTGTNFDFSAYSSHLKSVLGISQVRLNYLAVASDLGKAFGWSSGIALAYFPLSVVLFAAAAMGFVGYGVQWLVITNVIALPYSLVFLCCLLAGLSICWFNTACFILCIRHFPTNRALALSLTVSFNGISAALYSLAFNALNPSSSNLYLLLNSLVPLGVSLAALYPVLLKPSLDPAPDSESRRHDSHVFAIMNVVAVITSFHLLLSSSSTNVTSSARLHLVGAIFLMVFPLCAPLLVYARDYYFPDVSQRFQHDSSGYVMLNIDELKLQKASVTGTAKEGNIVRLGDEHSFQLLISRFEFWLYYIAYFCGGTIGLVYSNNLGQIAQSLGQSSTTLVTIYSSFSFFGRLLSAAPDFIHKRFRLTRTGWFTIALLPTPIAFFLLAISSLQHLALQTATALIGLSSGFIFAAAVSITSELFGPNSVGVNHNILITNIPIGSLLYGFIAASIYEANANPEIRSVVSDSVVCIGRDCYHKTFVLWGCLSLLGLASSFLLYLRTKLVYHRLEQDRVSVTTSPYKDLDSM from the exons ATGAGACCTCGTATCCGAGATGCTGCCTCTGACAAACTCCGCCCTACCCGATCCTCCTTCCACGACGACGGTGAACCAAAGTTTCACCGCAAACACCCTCCGCCTCTCCGCACCATGTTCGGCCGATGCCGGAAATGGACTGTCCTCGTGGCGGCGATCTGGATCCAGGCTTCGACTGGAACCAACTTCGATTTCTCGGCCTACTCATCCCATCTCAAATCAGTACTCGGAATCTCTCAGGTGAGGTTGAATTACCTCGCCGTGGCTTCTGATTTGGGTAAAGCCTTCGGTTGGTCGTCCGGGATCGCCCTAGCTTATTTCCCTCTCTCCGTTGTTCTTTTCGCGGCGGCGGCTATGGGTTTCGTTGGCTATGGTGTTCAGTGGCTAGTCATCACCAACGTCATCGCTCTTCCTTATTCTCTG GTGTTTCTGTGCTGCTTGTTGGCTGGTTTGAGCATATGTTGGTTCAACACAGCTTGCTTCATCCTCTGTATCCGTCACTTCCCGACCAATCGTGCACTCGCTTTGTCTCTAACTGTAAGCTTCAACGGAATCAGTGCAGCCTTATACTCGCTCGCTTTCAATGCACTTAACCCTTCATCCTCAAATCTATACCTTCTCCTCAACTCTCTGGTTCCTCTTGGTGTCTCGTTAGCTGCACTCTACCCTGTTCTTCTTAAACCATCTCTAGACCCTGCACCTGACAGTGAATCACGGCGGCATGACTCACATGTGTTTGCCATTATGAATGTCGTAGCCGTCATTACCAGTTTCCACCTTCTCCTATCTAGTTCCAGTACCAATGTGACTTCATCAGCTCGTTTGCATTTAGTGGGAGCGATCTTCCTTATGGTTTTCCCCTTATGTGCTCCTCTTCTCGTCTATGCTCGGGATTACTATTTTCCTGACGTTAGCCAACGTTTCCAACATGACAGCTCTGGCTATGTTATGCTTAACATAGACGAGCTCAAGCTGCAGAAAGCATCTGTTACGGGTACTGCCAAGGAAGGGAACATAGTGAGGCTCGGTGATGAACACTCGTTTCAATTGCTCATAAGTAGATTTGAGTTTTGGTTATACTACATTGCCTATTTCTGCGGTGGCACGATTGGCCTTGTTTATAGCAACAACTTGGGTCAGATTGCTCAGTCTTTAGGACAAAGCTCTACAACACTCGTCACAATCTACTCTTCATTCTCCTTCTTTGGTCGGTTGCTCTCTGCCGCACCAGACTTTATCCACAA GAGGTTTCGTTTGACAAGAACCGGATGGTTTACAATCGCACTCTTGCCAACCCCTATCGCTTTCTTTCTACTAGCGATATCATCCTTACAGCACTTAGCATTGCAGACCGCAACTGCTTTGATCGGTCTGAGCTCAGGTTTCATATTCGCAGCTGCAGTCTCCATAACATCTGAACTTTTTGGACCCAATAGCGTAGGTGTTAACCACAACATTCTCATAACAAACATACCAATCGGCTCACTCCTATACGGTTTCATAGCTGCATCCATCTACGAAGCCAACGCAAACCCTGAGATAAGAAGCGTGGTATCTGACTCGGTCGTTTGCATCGGAAGAGATTGCTACCACAAAACGTTTGTGCTTTGGGGTTGCTTGTCCCTTCTTGGTCTTGCTTCAAGTTTTCTGCTGTACTTGAGGACGAAACTGGTTTATCACCGGCTTGAACAAGATCGGGTTTCCGTAACGACATCGCCGTACAAGGATCTTGATTCAATGTAA